The following proteins are encoded in a genomic region of Zea mays cultivar B73 chromosome 9, Zm-B73-REFERENCE-NAM-5.0, whole genome shotgun sequence:
- the LOC100273487 gene encoding Tobamovirus multiplication protein 3-like, which produces MRGLLSVEAAGAASSSASASVLNGAVDWWRDVNESPLWQDRIFHALAVLYGIVSAVALVQLIRIECRVPEYGWTTQKVFHFLNFLVNGVRSAVFVLRRNVQLVEPEIIQHVLLDMPGLAFFTTYALLVLFWAEIYYQARAMSTDGLRPTFYWINSVVYAIQIILWLVLWWKPVRIMVILSKMFFAGVSLFAALGFVLYGGRLFMMLQRFPVESKGRRKKLQEVGYVTTICFSCFLIRCVMMCLNAFDKAADLDVLNHPILNFFYYLLVEIVPSALVLFILRKLPPKRGITQYHPIH; this is translated from the exons ATGAGGGGGTTGCTGTCGGTGGAGGCCGCTGGCGCGGCGTCGtcgtcggcctcggcctcggtgcTCAACGGCGCCGTGGACTGGTGGCGCGACGTCAACGAGTCGCCGCTGTGGCAGGACCGCATCTTCCACGCGCTCGCCGTGCTCTACGGCATCGTCTCCGCCGTCGCGCTG GTCCAATTGATCAGAATCGAGTGCAGGGTGCCAGAGTATGGGTGGACGACGCAGAAAGTGTTCCATTTCCTAAACTTCCTCGTGAACGGCG TGAGGTCTGCCGTGTTCGTGCTGCGGCGGAATGTGCAACTCGTAGAGCCTGAG ATAATACAGCATGTGCTTCTAGATATGCCTGGGCTTGCATTCTTCACAACATATGCACTTCTAGTGCTCTTCTGGGCAGAGATTTATTATCAG GCACGTGCAATGTCCACTGATGGGCTTAGACCAACTTTCTATTGGATCAATAGCGTGGTTTATGCAATTCAG ATAATCCTATGGTTGGTTTTGTGGTGGAAACCAGTTCGAATTATGGTCATCTTGTCAAAGATGTTCTTTGCAG GTGTATCACTATTTGCAGCCCTCGGGTTTGTTCTCTATGGAGGAAG GTTGTTCATGATGTTGCAGCGTTTTCCTGTAGAATCAAAAGGAAGACGAAAGAAATTGCAGGAG GTTGGGTATGTGACTACCATATGCTTTTCTTGTTTCTTGATCAGATGCGTCATG ATGTGCCTTAATGCGTTTGATAAAGCAGCAGATCTTGATGTTCTGAACCATCCAATCCTGAACTTCTTCTATTACCTG CTGGTTGAGATAGTGCCTTCAGCTCTGGTGCTCTTCATTCTACGGAAACTGCCTCCAAAGCGTGGGATCACACAATACCACCCGATCCATTAG